One window from the genome of Desulfobulbaceae bacterium encodes:
- a CDS encoding ABC transporter permease subunit: MNRMLAITKKELKAYFGSPMAALFIGAFLLTALFSFFWLETFFARNTADIRPLFRWMPVLMIFLVGALTMRQWSEEQRMGTMEILLTLPVKLWQLVLGKFLAVFALVAVALTLTLGLPVTVSLLGPLDWGPVFGGYLGALLMASAYIAIGLYLSSRTDNQIVALILTVLVGGFFYILGSADITHFMGNTMGEVFRALGTGSRFTSIERGVIDLRDLVYYGSLAAIFLALNILSLDKKRWSCGPNTVRYRRTLIMATVLLIANILAVNLWLNKVSGLRLDLTENREYSLSQTSRDLITNLSDPLILRGYFSEKTHPLLSPLVPRIKDLMQEYAIASHGRVKVDFVDPKYDPEQEAEVNQQYGIKPVPFQVAGRYEASVVNSYFNILVKYGDQHVTLGFNDIIEVQPRPDGQIDVRLRNLEYDLTKSIKKAVFGFQSLGSIFEKIQGDLTLTAVITRDGLPPELAKLPASIDTVGEAISKESGGKLRYEAIDPGANPQQAELKKRFDVDPMQLSFFSSETFYMYLLLTVGDKTERIYLAGDMGDVEIRKEVESILKQTSSGFLKTIGLWTPSADAPPEMAMMGQPPPQESYRMIQKVLPENYNLVKVDLSFGRVPPDVDVLLLVAPKDMDDMARFAVDQYLMRGGAVVALAGNYLLDISPYSQALAVKKVTSGIGDLLAHYGITVEDSLVMDQQNEPFPIPVTRNLGGLTVQEIRQINYPFFVDVRASGMTKESTAVANLPAVTMNWVSPLIIDTKDQSRKVVKLLESSPNSWSFTGTDVQPDFQRFPDDGFASGDSMSAKTLAVSSQGVFASYFAERPDPRIAKAKEQEHEHEQDEDGIKEESLGPADSKAGKEEKTEKVKLPDAPVIKKSPESARLVVVGSTEFVNDTVFSISQSMSQDRFLNSLSFLQNLVDWSVEDEDLLVIRSRGTYARLLAPLSRQQQTFWEWLNYGVAIVALLIVSLYGGWRHRKEQPMIGG, encoded by the coding sequence ATGAACCGGATGTTAGCGATTACTAAAAAAGAATTAAAGGCCTATTTCGGCTCACCGATGGCGGCGCTCTTCATCGGCGCCTTCCTATTGACCGCGCTTTTCTCCTTTTTCTGGTTGGAGACCTTTTTTGCCCGCAATACTGCGGACATCCGGCCGCTTTTCCGCTGGATGCCGGTGTTGATGATCTTTTTGGTTGGGGCTTTGACCATGCGTCAGTGGAGTGAAGAGCAGCGCATGGGGACCATGGAGATCCTCCTCACCCTGCCGGTCAAGCTCTGGCAGTTGGTGTTGGGTAAATTCCTGGCCGTGTTTGCCCTGGTGGCAGTGGCCTTAACCTTGACCTTGGGTTTGCCGGTGACCGTGTCCCTGCTTGGACCTTTGGACTGGGGTCCGGTGTTTGGCGGTTACCTTGGGGCTCTGTTGATGGCCTCGGCCTATATCGCCATCGGCCTCTACCTCTCGTCGCGAACCGACAACCAGATCGTCGCTTTGATCCTTACCGTCCTGGTTGGCGGGTTTTTCTATATCCTGGGGTCAGCCGATATTACTCACTTCATGGGTAACACCATGGGGGAGGTGTTTCGGGCCCTTGGCACCGGCAGCCGTTTTACCAGTATCGAGCGTGGGGTTATTGACCTGCGTGACCTGGTCTATTACGGTTCTCTCGCCGCCATCTTTCTGGCGCTCAATATCCTCTCGCTTGATAAGAAGCGGTGGAGTTGCGGGCCGAACACCGTTCGCTATCGGCGGACGCTGATTATGGCCACAGTGCTGTTGATCGCCAATATCCTGGCCGTCAACCTCTGGTTGAACAAGGTGAGTGGCCTGCGTCTTGATCTCACTGAGAATCGGGAATACTCCCTCTCCCAGACCAGCCGGGATTTGATTACCAACTTAAGCGACCCTCTGATCCTGCGGGGCTATTTTTCCGAGAAAACCCACCCCCTGCTTTCACCCCTGGTGCCACGGATTAAGGATCTGATGCAGGAGTACGCTATCGCCTCCCATGGGCGGGTCAAGGTCGATTTTGTCGATCCCAAATACGACCCGGAGCAAGAGGCAGAGGTCAATCAGCAGTATGGCATTAAGCCGGTCCCCTTTCAGGTGGCTGGGCGCTACGAGGCATCGGTGGTCAACTCGTATTTCAATATCCTGGTTAAGTATGGAGACCAGCATGTCACCTTGGGGTTCAATGACATTATCGAAGTTCAGCCCCGGCCCGATGGTCAGATTGATGTTCGACTCCGCAATTTGGAATACGATCTGACCAAGTCAATCAAGAAGGCCGTTTTTGGCTTTCAGAGCCTGGGCTCAATCTTTGAAAAGATTCAGGGTGATCTGACCCTGACCGCTGTGATCACCAGGGACGGCCTGCCGCCGGAGTTGGCCAAGCTGCCGGCCAGCATTGATACAGTCGGCGAGGCGATCAGCAAGGAGTCCGGGGGCAAACTTCGTTATGAGGCTATTGATCCGGGCGCTAACCCGCAGCAGGCCGAACTCAAGAAGCGTTTCGATGTCGATCCCATGCAGCTCTCTTTTTTCTCTTCTGAGACCTTTTATATGTACTTGCTGTTGACGGTTGGCGATAAGACCGAGCGGATCTATCTGGCCGGTGATATGGGTGATGTCGAGATCCGCAAGGAGGTAGAGTCGATCCTCAAGCAGACTTCTTCAGGATTCTTGAAGACCATCGGGTTGTGGACGCCGTCCGCTGATGCCCCGCCGGAGATGGCGATGATGGGACAGCCCCCGCCACAAGAGAGTTACCGGATGATCCAGAAGGTTCTGCCGGAGAATTATAACCTGGTCAAGGTGGATCTCTCGTTCGGTCGAGTGCCGCCGGATGTTGATGTCCTCCTGCTGGTGGCGCCCAAGGACATGGATGACATGGCCCGTTTTGCGGTGGATCAGTACTTGATGCGGGGTGGGGCGGTCGTGGCTTTGGCCGGTAATTACCTGCTTGATATCAGTCCATACTCTCAAGCCTTAGCGGTCAAGAAGGTGACGAGCGGCATCGGTGATTTACTGGCCCATTACGGGATTACGGTTGAAGACTCATTGGTGATGGATCAGCAGAATGAGCCTTTCCCGATCCCGGTGACCAGAAATTTGGGAGGCCTGACTGTCCAGGAGATCCGTCAGATCAACTACCCGTTTTTTGTCGATGTTCGGGCGAGCGGCATGACCAAAGAGAGTACTGCCGTTGCCAATCTGCCGGCAGTGACCATGAACTGGGTTTCGCCCTTGATCATCGACACCAAGGACCAGAGCCGTAAGGTGGTGAAGCTGTTGGAGTCAAGTCCCAATTCCTGGAGCTTTACCGGGACTGATGTTCAGCCTGATTTTCAGCGTTTTCCAGACGACGGCTTTGCCTCAGGGGACTCCATGTCCGCTAAAACCTTGGCTGTGAGCAGTCAGGGTGTCTTTGCCAGCTATTTTGCCGAGCGGCCTGACCCGCGCATCGCCAAGGCCAAGGAACAAGAGCATGAACATGAGCAAGATGAGGATGGGATCAAGGAAGAGTCTTTAGGTCCGGCAGACAGCAAGGCAGGCAAGGAAGAGAAGACGGAAAAGGTCAAGTTGCCTGATGCCCCGGTGATCAAAAAGTCTCCGGAATCGGCCCGTCTGGTGGTGGTGGGCAGCACGGAATTCGTTAATGATACGGTGTTTAGCATCTCTCAGTCCATGAGCCAGGACCGTTTCCTGAACAGCTTGAGTTTCCTCCAGAATTTGGTCGATTGGTCAGTGGAGGACGAGGACTTGTTAGTGATCCGGTCTCGTGGCACGTACGCTCGCCTGTTAGCGCCGCTTTCCCGGCAGCAGCAGACCTTTTGGGAGTGGTTAAATTATGGGGTGGCCATTGTGGCCCTGCTGATTGTCAGTCTGTATGGCGGCTGGCGACATCGCAAGGAACAACCGATGATCGGTGGATGA
- a CDS encoding DUF4340 domain-containing protein yields MNTAKKNIVLLVLLIVQVALIAFLYRPGQKVTPSAANIFPSLAFEKVTAMTITDDQGKTITLAKKDGVWLLSQGEFPVDTTKIEELIKKFSDSKSSRLVSQTAASHARLKVGDTDFNRKVELTEGDVKTVFYLGTAPSAKSIHLRLAEAKEVYQIDDLSAWQVQTDKESWWQARYFSQSIETLTGLTLVNTKGTIELIKEGDKEWRLKEKPESTLDSKRIEKLLASAGEISVASYQAKDFTSPKGKPVATITYQTKDGAPTLQIWAKDKPEDQDLLVKASQVVFYAKVKEYGVKELMEVSAESLIIAQPVAGDAASAKTDTGAVAPAASADPGVPAIPAPVTTPPDK; encoded by the coding sequence ATGAATACAGCAAAGAAAAATATCGTCCTGTTGGTCCTGCTGATTGTGCAAGTGGCACTTATTGCCTTTCTGTATCGTCCGGGTCAGAAGGTGACTCCGTCGGCGGCCAATATCTTTCCCTCCTTGGCCTTTGAGAAAGTAACAGCCATGACCATTACCGATGACCAGGGGAAGACGATTACTCTAGCCAAGAAGGATGGCGTCTGGCTGTTGAGTCAAGGGGAGTTTCCCGTCGATACGACGAAGATTGAGGAGCTGATCAAGAAGTTTTCGGACAGCAAGTCCTCCCGGTTGGTCAGCCAGACTGCAGCCAGCCATGCCCGTCTCAAGGTTGGTGACACTGATTTTAATCGTAAGGTTGAGTTGACAGAGGGGGATGTTAAGACGGTCTTTTATCTTGGCACCGCACCCAGTGCCAAATCGATTCATCTTCGCTTGGCCGAAGCTAAGGAGGTCTATCAGATCGACGATCTCTCTGCCTGGCAGGTTCAAACCGACAAGGAGTCGTGGTGGCAAGCCCGCTACTTCAGCCAGTCTATTGAGACCCTTACGGGTTTGACTTTGGTCAATACCAAAGGCACCATTGAGTTGATCAAGGAGGGAGATAAAGAGTGGCGGCTCAAAGAAAAGCCGGAATCGACCCTCGACTCCAAACGAATCGAAAAGCTGCTTGCGAGCGCAGGTGAGATCAGTGTAGCCTCTTATCAAGCGAAGGATTTTACCTCCCCCAAGGGCAAACCAGTTGCCACGATTACTTATCAGACCAAAGATGGCGCACCAACACTACAGATTTGGGCTAAGGATAAGCCTGAAGATCAGGACCTGCTGGTCAAGGCGTCACAGGTGGTTTTCTATGCCAAGGTCAAGGAGTACGGGGTCAAGGAGCTGATGGAGGTTAGTGCCGAGTCTCTTATTATCGCTCAACCGGTTGCAGGTGACGCTGCGTCTGCAAAGACAGACACCGGGGCCGTTGCCCCGGC